One Spea bombifrons isolate aSpeBom1 chromosome 1, aSpeBom1.2.pri, whole genome shotgun sequence DNA window includes the following coding sequences:
- the ZMAT5 gene encoding zinc finger matrin-type protein 5 isoform X1, with product MGRRYFCDYCDRSFQDNLHNRKKHLNGVQHQRSKKAWYDFFRDASEVLAEEQTKKPCRRYLQSGQCDFGPGCRFSHMTVEDLDDLKAQVEEERRRKVDRNSHVPPCNVGRWLEELVKRKDSSNKSAVISEPPSYSLPPGWPPLSELPPSLHPPSVSKPDDSPDLEWG from the exons ATGGGCAGGAGGTATTTTTGCGACTACTGTGACCGCTCCTTCCAGGACAACCTGCACAATCGCAAGAAGCATCTGAACGGCGTGCAGCACCAGAGGAGCAAGAAGGCCTGGTATGACTTCTTCAGAG ATGCATCAGAAGTCCTAGCAGAAGAGCAAACTAAAAAACCATGCAGACGCTATCTTCAGTCTG GTCAGTGTGACTTTGGTCCTGGCTGCCGCTTTTCACATATGACAGTGGAGGACCTTGATGACCTTAAAGCTCAGGTGGAAG AAGAACGGAGACGGAAAGTTGATCGGAACAGTCATGTTCCCCCGTGCAATGTAGGACGCTGGCTTGAAGAATTAGTCAAGAGAAAAGACAGTAGCAATAAGAG TGCGGTTATATCTGAACCCCCCAGCTACAGCCTACCTCCTGGATGGCCTCCACTTTCTGAACTTCCACCATCGCTACATCCACCTTCAGTCTCAAAACCGGACGACTCCCCAGACCTAGAATGGGGCTGA
- the ZMAT5 gene encoding zinc finger matrin-type protein 5 isoform X2: MGRRYFCDYCDRSFQDNLHNRKKHLNGVQHQRSKKAWYDFFRDASEVLAEEQTKKPCRRYLQSGQCDFGPGCRFSHMTVEDLDDLKAQVEERRRKVDRNSHVPPCNVGRWLEELVKRKDSSNKSAVISEPPSYSLPPGWPPLSELPPSLHPPSVSKPDDSPDLEWG; the protein is encoded by the exons ATGGGCAGGAGGTATTTTTGCGACTACTGTGACCGCTCCTTCCAGGACAACCTGCACAATCGCAAGAAGCATCTGAACGGCGTGCAGCACCAGAGGAGCAAGAAGGCCTGGTATGACTTCTTCAGAG ATGCATCAGAAGTCCTAGCAGAAGAGCAAACTAAAAAACCATGCAGACGCTATCTTCAGTCTG GTCAGTGTGACTTTGGTCCTGGCTGCCGCTTTTCACATATGACAGTGGAGGACCTTGATGACCTTAAAGCTCAGGTGGAAG AACGGAGACGGAAAGTTGATCGGAACAGTCATGTTCCCCCGTGCAATGTAGGACGCTGGCTTGAAGAATTAGTCAAGAGAAAAGACAGTAGCAATAAGAG TGCGGTTATATCTGAACCCCCCAGCTACAGCCTACCTCCTGGATGGCCTCCACTTTCTGAACTTCCACCATCGCTACATCCACCTTCAGTCTCAAAACCGGACGACTCCCCAGACCTAGAATGGGGCTGA